Within the Candidatus Dependentiae bacterium genome, the region GTCAACTGATCCAGTGGCACATTAACTGAACCTTTTATATGACAATCAGTATACAACTGTTCATCAAGAAGGTTAATAACATATAATGATTTTTCTTTCGGCGTGTCTCCTGTTACTCTTTGCCAACAAGAGGGCAAAACAACTAAAAACATCACACATATTAAAAACCTTATTTTCTTCACAACAACTGCCCTTTACTTTACCATAAAAACACTCTCATGCAAGCTTTTCTGCATGATTCGATCAAAAATGCCATTGACATATTCGTCAACACTTTGATAACTCCATATTACCAGCTACCCAAGCCAGGTAAAAAATCTACCCCAACGCATACGAGACCAAAAATCAATCGGATGCTTAATAAGATCAACAATCCACCATGATTCATAGCTATCGCTAGACCATATCAAGAAGAGTATTTTACCGTGTATAAGCCGCCCATCAACTGGCCCTAAAAATCGAGAGTCATTACTCCCAAGACGATTATCTCCCATTAACCAATATTGGTTAGGACCAAGTTCAACATGAAAAACATCAGTACCGCTCCATACATTTTTTTGCGAAGCTTCAACCACTACCTCACTTCCAGCAAGTGGTGTATTTGGTTCTCTCAAAAGCGGAGCTCCTTCTTGATCTTTAATGACAAGTTGCTCATTCATACGATAGAATGGTTGTTTATTATAGGCATATGCATCATCATACGAACGCCACATAATATAATTATTCAGCATTCTTTCCATATATACCGCACGATGCTGACCAGGAAGTTGGCCTTCTAGCACCAGTCGCGCTGTTTGCTGCTCAACTTTTTGGCGTAGTACAACAGGATGTTCTGTCCACAGCCCAATAAGTGGATATTTATTAACAAATGGCTGCGCAAGCTTTTTACCATTGCGATACATAACTGGTTGGCCGTTTTCAATTTTGCCTTCTATTGTATCACCAGGAATACCTATTACTCGTTTTGTCCAATTTGATGGACCCCATACATATTCCTGAAAAAGACGAACAACTGGATTGCTTGAATAATCAAACAATGGATCATTGAATGCAATGATGTCGCCATGCTTCGGCTTGGTAAATAGATAACTGAGTTTGTCAGCAAAAAAACGCTCTCCCACAAGCATAGTAGTTTCCATTGAACCACTGGGCACTTGATACAAACCAAATCCAAACGTACGAATTAAGAATACAATTAAAAGAAGAACAATAATTTCTCTGATAGTTGCCAAAAAACCTTGCTGCTGCTGTTTTGTACGAGCCATACAATATCCTTATGTTGATCAAATAACATTCATATATCGAATTATGCTACCACGGATGAGACATTTTTGAAATACAAGCCTCACTTATTATCTATCCGCACAGCAAGAAACCACTTGTTATATGATGTATCACCATCAGCAAATACATCTCACTCTATACTTGGTTAATATAATTTTTAAAAAAATGATTTGACAAATCGGCACAATCGACCCCTTACATCATATTGCTTCTATTTGCATTAAAATTCTTGATTTTTCTATTTTAAATACAATATAATATAAAATATAAAATTTTCTCGAGGTTTAGTGAAAAAAATAAATCATGATACAAAAACATAATGTATCTTTAATTATAACAATAATTGTAGTAATTGCTTTATGTATCAGTCCAGCGCTACAAGCACAACCAGAGCCTACTGTCGTCGGATGGTTTGATAGCCATAAATTGCCAAGTTTTCAAGGTATTTTAAATCAAGCGCAAAATACCCTCAACTTAGTAAAAGAAACTGCTAAAGAGCATCCGGGAAAAACAGCTGCTGCTAGTATCGGAATTTTAGCGTTGCTTGGTACTGGTTATTTACTTTTGCAATACGGGCGTGTATCCAAACCTTCAAAATTTACACCCAAAGAACAACAAGTAGAAGCAAAAAAAGAAGGCGTAAACCCTGAAGCACAACAACAAGGGGAGGAACAAGAAGAAAAAGAAGAAGAAAAACCTGAATCTGAACCCAAAGAAAAAAACTTAGAAAAAATTATTTTTAATTTAACAAAAGATAGTATAAATACACTTGCTAACACCTTGTCGGATAAAATTATAAAATCAGAATTTAGCGTTGTTATACCCAAAACAATTTACAACAATAAGTTACTTATTTTTATTTTTAAATACAATAACCAAAACAAAATCAACATAGATATGGCCCTCAACAACTATACATTTTTTAAATCAGGCTACCTTGATAATAATAAAAATACTGTTCAATCTACAATACAAAAAGCA harbors:
- the lepB gene encoding signal peptidase I, whose translation is MARTKQQQQGFLATIREIIVLLLIVFLIRTFGFGLYQVPSGSMETTMLVGERFFADKLSYLFTKPKHGDIIAFNDPLFDYSSNPVVRLFQEYVWGPSNWTKRVIGIPGDTIEGKIENGQPVMYRNGKKLAQPFVNKYPLIGLWTEHPVVLRQKVEQQTARLVLEGQLPGQHRAVYMERMLNNYIMWRSYDDAYAYNKQPFYRMNEQLVIKDQEGAPLLREPNTPLAGSEVVVEASQKNVWSGTDVFHVELGPNQYWLMGDNRLGSNDSRFLGPVDGRLIHGKILFLIWSSDSYESWWIVDLIKHPIDFWSRMRWGRFFTWLG